One region of bacterium genomic DNA includes:
- the purF gene encoding amidophosphoribosyltransferase produces the protein MNFESDFDHPKESCGLFGVFGIPDVALLIHAGLFSLQHRGQEGAGIVVSDGSQVKSSKGIGQVNDVFNTEVLRGIAGHLGIGHVRYSTTGSNRVQNVQPLVAETVDGIWAIAHNGNLVNARALRHMYQESGAIFQTSTDSEVLIHLLADPMYRNRPRRVARALAELKGAFAFLLMTKDCIMAARDPLGFKPLSIGKLGNGYVFASETCALVQVGAEYIRDVEPGELVIVDASGLRSTWFAEKEQKQFSQCVFEHVYFARPDSTVFGQSVHSVRLKLGMRLAQEHPVEADLVTAVPDSGNSAALGYSRQSGIPLDFGFMRNHYVGRTFIMPDSDQRARSVDMKLAVVADVVRGKRVIVVDDSIIRGTTARRRVMALREAGAKEIHLRISCPPTINPCFFGIDFATKAELIAAGNTIEEVCAYTGADTLGYLSLEGLLSPFPNSSDYCNACFSGKYPMDISRMQGKEALESSSMLLNLDSKGQR, from the coding sequence GTGAATTTTGAATCAGACTTTGATCACCCTAAAGAATCGTGCGGACTGTTTGGCGTTTTCGGTATTCCGGACGTCGCGTTGTTAATTCATGCCGGACTGTTTTCTTTGCAACATCGGGGCCAGGAAGGCGCCGGAATTGTGGTTTCAGATGGCAGTCAGGTTAAGTCTTCAAAAGGCATTGGTCAGGTAAACGATGTGTTTAATACCGAGGTTCTGCGAGGAATCGCAGGCCATCTTGGTATCGGGCATGTTCGTTATTCGACCACTGGTTCCAACCGCGTTCAAAATGTTCAACCTTTAGTTGCCGAGACCGTGGATGGCATCTGGGCAATTGCGCATAATGGCAACCTTGTCAATGCCAGGGCACTCCGGCATATGTACCAGGAATCGGGTGCTATTTTCCAGACCAGTACGGATAGCGAAGTTCTGATTCATCTTCTGGCGGATCCCATGTACCGGAACCGCCCCCGCCGCGTGGCTCGCGCCCTGGCGGAACTCAAGGGGGCCTTTGCGTTTCTTCTGATGACCAAGGATTGCATCATGGCGGCACGTGACCCGTTGGGATTCAAGCCTCTTTCCATCGGTAAACTTGGCAATGGGTATGTGTTCGCTAGCGAGACTTGTGCGCTCGTCCAGGTTGGGGCTGAATATATCCGGGATGTTGAGCCCGGCGAACTGGTGATCGTGGATGCATCCGGGCTTCGCAGCACCTGGTTTGCGGAAAAGGAACAGAAACAGTTTTCCCAATGTGTCTTTGAACATGTATATTTTGCCCGCCCTGACAGCACGGTCTTTGGGCAGAGCGTTCACTCGGTACGGTTGAAGTTGGGAATGCGTCTGGCTCAGGAACATCCCGTGGAGGCAGATTTGGTTACCGCGGTGCCGGATAGTGGTAATTCGGCGGCGCTCGGATATTCGCGACAGAGCGGGATCCCTCTTGATTTCGGCTTTATGCGTAATCATTATGTGGGCAGAACCTTCATCATGCCGGATTCGGATCAGCGCGCCCGGAGTGTGGATATGAAACTGGCGGTCGTGGCGGATGTAGTGCGAGGCAAGCGGGTGATTGTGGTGGATGATTCCATCATTCGAGGGACCACCGCGCGTCGACGTGTCATGGCACTTCGCGAGGCCGGTGCGAAGGAGATCCATCTGCGTATTTCATGTCCCCCCACCATCAATCCCTGTTTTTTCGGGATTGATTTCGCCACTAAAGCGGAATTGATTGCGGCGGGAAATACCATTGAGGAAGTTTGCGCCTACACGGGTGCGGATACACTCGGTTATCTCAGCTTGGAAGGGCTGTTATCGCCCTTCCCGAATTCATCGGATTATTGCAATGCCTGTTTCTCCGGGAAGTATCCCATGGATATCAGTCGCATGCAGGGTAAGGAAGCTTTGGAGAGCAGTAGTATGTTGCTCAATCTGGATTCAAAAGGGCAACGCTGA
- the ligA gene encoding NAD-dependent DNA ligase LigA: MGETSAKLRIDFLRTELNRHNALYYVEATPEISDREYDRLYDELKQLEEKFPTLITRDSPTQRVGGAPLKQFKNVSHLKPMMSLDNTYSFEEIRDFDGRVRKLLPGEYVEYVLEPKVDGCSICIRYENGILAVGTTRGDGTTGDDITANIRTIRAIPLRLTETVFVPAFLEVRGEAYMPRDGFRRLNADRRAAGEEPFANPRNATAGSLKQLDSKIVAQRPLSAVFYAISALEGIPFPPTQAKVLELLKSLGFPTPANHWLCRDIEVVIERSRELERLEDSLPYEIDGAVIKVNDLAQWSRLGATAKAPRFAIAYKYSHEQAETLLRAITVQVGRTGILTPVAELEPVLLAGSTISRATLHNEEEIRRKDIRVGDTVVIEKAGEVIPAVISVVPERRPVHSKPFDLVAHLEGKCPACGGAISRDPEFVAWRCDNIACSAQIKRTIEHFAGRQGMDIEGLGEVLVNQLVDQQLVRDVADLYRLTVEQVAGLERMAKKSASNVIAAIAESKQRDLWRLIYSLGIFHVGAGAARKLADHFRSLEALAAAGLDEIQRVPDVGPVMAGSLVDFFANARNRDVIEKLRVDGVNMNNVSERPPVTGGAFFEKTVVITGALQQYTRELAQEELRKRGAKVTDSVSKKTHYLIAGADAGSKLTKAQSLGVSILSEEDFKALLNSES; encoded by the coding sequence ATGGGCGAAACCTCAGCCAAATTGCGGATCGATTTTCTTCGAACAGAACTCAACCGGCACAATGCCCTCTATTATGTGGAGGCAACGCCGGAGATTTCTGATCGCGAGTATGATCGGCTCTATGATGAGCTGAAGCAGTTGGAAGAAAAATTTCCCACCCTGATCACGCGCGATTCCCCCACCCAGCGTGTGGGGGGAGCGCCGCTAAAGCAATTCAAGAACGTCAGTCATCTCAAACCGATGATGTCGCTGGATAATACGTATTCCTTTGAAGAGATACGGGATTTTGATGGGCGGGTGAGAAAACTCCTGCCAGGGGAATATGTTGAATATGTTCTGGAACCGAAGGTTGATGGCTGTTCGATCTGTATCCGATATGAAAACGGAATTCTTGCGGTAGGTACCACACGCGGGGATGGGACTACCGGTGATGATATCACCGCGAATATCAGAACGATTCGAGCCATTCCCCTGCGTTTGACTGAGACGGTTTTTGTTCCCGCCTTTCTGGAGGTTCGTGGTGAGGCTTATATGCCACGGGACGGTTTCCGCCGGCTGAATGCCGACCGACGCGCGGCTGGTGAGGAACCTTTCGCGAATCCACGTAATGCCACGGCTGGTTCCTTAAAACAATTAGATTCCAAAATTGTGGCGCAGCGGCCTTTGTCGGCTGTGTTTTATGCCATCTCAGCCCTTGAGGGGATTCCCTTCCCTCCAACTCAGGCGAAGGTGCTCGAGCTATTGAAATCATTGGGATTTCCCACACCAGCCAATCACTGGCTTTGCCGCGACATTGAGGTCGTGATTGAGCGTTCGAGAGAGTTGGAGCGGCTGGAAGACAGTTTGCCGTATGAGATTGATGGGGCTGTCATCAAGGTGAATGATCTTGCCCAGTGGTCGCGTTTAGGGGCGACAGCTAAGGCCCCGCGTTTTGCCATCGCCTACAAATATTCTCATGAGCAGGCGGAAACTCTTTTGCGTGCCATTACGGTGCAAGTCGGCCGGACCGGAATATTGACGCCGGTGGCGGAATTAGAGCCGGTGTTACTTGCCGGTTCCACCATCTCCCGAGCCACACTACATAACGAAGAGGAGATCCGGAGAAAGGATATCCGGGTGGGGGACACCGTGGTTATTGAGAAAGCCGGAGAGGTGATCCCCGCCGTCATCAGTGTCGTCCCGGAACGGCGCCCCGTTCATTCCAAGCCATTTGATCTGGTGGCACATCTTGAAGGTAAATGTCCCGCCTGTGGAGGGGCGATCAGTCGCGATCCGGAATTTGTGGCATGGCGTTGTGACAACATTGCCTGTTCAGCCCAGATCAAGCGGACCATCGAGCACTTTGCTGGACGCCAGGGGATGGATATCGAAGGGTTGGGGGAAGTGCTCGTGAATCAGTTGGTGGATCAGCAACTGGTACGTGATGTAGCGGACCTGTACAGACTGACCGTTGAGCAGGTTGCCGGCCTTGAGCGCATGGCGAAAAAATCGGCCAGCAATGTGATTGCCGCGATTGCCGAAAGCAAACAACGGGATCTCTGGCGACTGATCTACAGCCTCGGTATATTTCATGTTGGTGCCGGTGCGGCCCGTAAGCTCGCCGATCATTTCCGTTCTTTAGAGGCCCTTGCCGCAGCCGGGCTTGATGAGATTCAGCGAGTACCTGATGTGGGGCCGGTGATGGCCGGAAGCCTTGTTGATTTTTTTGCCAATGCGCGGAATCGTGACGTGATCGAGAAACTGCGTGTGGACGGCGTGAATATGAACAATGTTTCCGAACGTCCCCCTGTGACGGGTGGGGCGTTTTTTGAAAAGACGGTCGTCATTACCGGGGCCTTGCAGCAGTATACCCGTGAGTTGGCCCAGGAAGAACTGCGCAAACGGGGCGCAAAAGTGACGGATAGCGTCAGTAAGAAAACCCATTATCTCATTGCCGGTGCTGATGCGGGTTCGAAATTGACTAAAGCCCAATCTCTAGGGGTTTCCATTCTTTCGGAAGAAGATTTCAAAGCACTGCTGAATTCCGAATCCTGA
- a CDS encoding helix-turn-helix transcriptional regulator: MIISSPFLYMMNQRLNKARHLLSSTSLSIKEIAEAVGYDNPLYFSRVFTTQMNITPSRYRALNIES; this comes from the coding sequence ATAATTATAAGCAGCCCCTTCCTGTACATGATGAATCAACGCCTCAACAAAGCCCGACACCTGCTCTCCAGCACCTCGCTCTCGATCAAGGAAATTGCTGAAGCCGTTGGTTATGATAATCCTCTATATTTTTCCAGGGTGTTCACAACCCAAATGAACATCACCCCGTCACGCTACCGCGCCTTGAACATTGAATCTTAA
- a CDS encoding PilZ domain-containing protein produces the protein MKRGLSKIGVSPKNQRRFHRFDCMFPIQIHLDTPGQISIINAVAKNISSGGMLVKCSAALDALTSCHVSFRVPEWFPSANRTSEVMAQARILHASAASLTFGIAFSQPL, from the coding sequence ATGAAACGCGGCTTGAGTAAGATTGGGGTCAGTCCTAAAAACCAGCGGCGGTTTCATCGGTTTGACTGCATGTTTCCGATCCAGATTCACCTGGATACGCCAGGACAGATTTCCATCATTAATGCGGTGGCAAAAAATATATCTTCAGGGGGAATGCTTGTAAAATGTTCAGCTGCTCTGGATGCCCTGACGTCATGTCATGTGTCTTTTCGAGTGCCCGAATGGTTTCCCAGTGCGAATCGTACCAGTGAAGTCATGGCCCAAGCCCGAATCCTTCATGCCAGCGCAGCAAGCCTGACTTTCGGAATTGCTTTCAGTCAGCCCCTTTGA
- a CDS encoding Gfo/Idh/MocA family oxidoreductase, translating into MKKVGIGLIGCGGRSRGVVGELTKATDQVEIVALCDPNPHSIAATKSAFNPTARVHEDYRELVRDPAVDWVMIASWNCFHAQHTIAAFEAGKNVFCEKPLALSVGDCLAMRDAWRASGKLFSIGFTLRYSPHYRRIKELLSSGKIGSILSMEFNETLDFNHGGYIHADWRRKTEWAGSHILEKCCHDIDLVNWMTESLAIKAASFGGCDFFTPANAHHSARLGQSSQGKPAFTTWNDDKIQGNIINPFNNDKDILDNQVAILQFANGIRASFHTNCSTSIPERRMYICGTEGTLRADVSTGQLEVKRIGFDTQLEDCRMDVSGGHGGGDCILGASLASTMLQGTPSLTSLDDGLRAAFTVFGIDEAQRTGTVVDLTPYWKQAGINVG; encoded by the coding sequence ATGAAAAAAGTCGGAATTGGATTGATTGGGTGTGGTGGACGGAGTCGGGGCGTAGTTGGCGAATTGACCAAGGCAACGGATCAGGTCGAAATCGTGGCGCTCTGCGACCCCAACCCGCATTCTATTGCTGCGACGAAGAGCGCCTTCAATCCCACTGCCCGGGTTCATGAAGATTATCGGGAACTGGTGCGTGACCCGGCGGTGGATTGGGTGATGATCGCTTCCTGGAATTGTTTCCATGCACAGCACACGATTGCCGCCTTCGAAGCCGGAAAAAATGTTTTCTGTGAAAAACCTTTGGCCCTATCTGTCGGCGACTGTCTTGCCATGAGGGATGCCTGGCGCGCTTCCGGGAAACTGTTCTCCATTGGCTTCACTCTGCGTTATTCTCCCCACTACCGGCGGATCAAGGAGCTTCTAAGCTCAGGTAAAATCGGTTCCATATTGAGCATGGAATTCAATGAGACCCTTGACTTCAACCATGGCGGTTACATTCACGCTGACTGGCGTCGTAAGACTGAGTGGGCGGGAAGTCACATTCTGGAGAAATGCTGTCACGATATTGATCTGGTCAACTGGATGACGGAGTCTCTGGCAATCAAGGCGGCCTCATTTGGCGGGTGTGACTTTTTCACCCCAGCCAATGCCCATCATTCGGCGCGACTGGGCCAGTCCTCTCAAGGGAAACCGGCTTTCACAACGTGGAATGACGATAAAATTCAGGGAAACATCATCAATCCTTTCAATAACGACAAAGACATTCTCGATAATCAGGTTGCGATTCTTCAATTCGCCAACGGGATCCGTGCCTCATTTCACACGAATTGCTCCACCAGCATTCCCGAACGCCGCATGTATATTTGCGGAACTGAGGGCACGCTGCGTGCCGATGTGAGCACCGGGCAACTGGAAGTGAAGCGCATAGGATTTGATACCCAATTAGAGGACTGCCGGATGGATGTCTCAGGAGGGCATGGCGGTGGCGACTGTATTCTCGGCGCAAGTCTTGCCAGCACTATGTTACAGGGAACGCCTTCACTAACTTCACTGGATGATGGACTCCGTGCTGCCTTTACCGTGTTTGGCATCGATGAGGCCCAGCGTACTGGAACCGTCGTGGATCTAACCCCGTACTGGAAGCAAGCCGGAATCAATGTAGGTTAA
- a CDS encoding PEGA domain-containing protein — MKRLIMSVGFMFALMLVTSCATTRHELKAGSSRLVVAVIPDPYDRWESAKVYLNGHFVDTAVPGSDQKTYDLAQGNYDVKVITDGYETCEGNVSLIEGRKQHYIEFHPKKVFRRSMSAALRKFFSN, encoded by the coding sequence ATGAAGAGATTAATAATGTCAGTAGGGTTTATGTTTGCGCTTATGCTTGTTACGTCGTGTGCAACGACCAGGCATGAACTCAAGGCCGGAAGTTCACGGCTTGTGGTGGCAGTGATTCCTGATCCCTATGACAGATGGGAATCGGCAAAGGTGTATTTGAATGGGCATTTCGTTGATACGGCTGTTCCGGGAAGTGATCAAAAAACGTATGACCTTGCACAGGGAAACTATGATGTAAAGGTCATCACAGATGGTTACGAAACTTGCGAAGGAAACGTGTCCTTAATTGAAGGCAGAAAACAGCATTATATCGAATTCCATCCGAAAAAAGTGTTCAGAAGGTCGATGAGCGCTGCACTCCGGAAGTTCTTCAGTAATTGA
- a CDS encoding AraC family transcriptional regulator: MMRVENSHIDEIFNNTDYGLNDWNAFCKVAEAIKPHPRNYFIGLPDCPVALPKNILLFSRQKAFDHGQGTAHHRFLLIFCLQGEGSVIVDDEVSRLQPGYVLLVTPLQFHHYARFNEGKLLWLFLSFELDAVDEFSALQGRAVEMTHLQITCLRQLARRYAALDEEQAPSSELTLLAALLLQEFRITATPSQNSNFTTSQSPPPSRGLIQDVASYVHSHVTDAIQIPEVARAVGYSESHLRARFQALAGIGLGTYIRQLRLHRARTMMLVTELRLKEIAERCGYESIYTFSRTFRKEMGVSPSRYRQQTRKNGI; this comes from the coding sequence ATGATGCGTGTTGAAAATAGCCATATCGACGAAATATTTAACAATACCGACTATGGCTTAAATGATTGGAATGCCTTCTGCAAGGTGGCCGAAGCCATTAAACCTCATCCCCGGAATTATTTTATTGGCCTACCAGATTGTCCGGTAGCACTTCCAAAAAACATTTTGCTTTTTAGTCGGCAGAAGGCCTTTGACCATGGGCAAGGCACGGCACATCATCGGTTCTTACTAATTTTCTGCCTTCAGGGAGAGGGTTCAGTGATCGTAGATGACGAAGTCTCACGCCTGCAACCAGGTTATGTATTACTCGTCACTCCACTCCAGTTTCATCACTACGCCCGATTTAACGAGGGCAAGTTGTTATGGCTCTTTTTAAGCTTTGAACTCGATGCTGTTGATGAATTTAGCGCCCTGCAGGGCCGGGCGGTAGAAATGACGCATTTACAAATCACCTGCCTCCGGCAATTGGCTCGGCGTTATGCGGCACTGGACGAAGAGCAGGCGCCGAGTTCTGAACTGACTCTGCTCGCGGCCCTTTTGCTGCAGGAATTCCGGATTACCGCAACGCCATCCCAAAATTCTAATTTTACGACAAGCCAATCACCACCACCCTCTCGGGGCTTGATTCAGGATGTGGCAAGTTATGTTCACAGTCACGTGACTGACGCGATTCAAATCCCGGAAGTTGCCAGAGCGGTGGGGTATTCTGAAAGTCATCTGCGAGCCCGATTCCAGGCCTTGGCAGGCATTGGACTTGGGACATACATCCGCCAATTACGCCTCCATCGGGCACGAACCATGATGCTCGTCACGGAATTGCGGCTGAAAGAAATTGCAGAGCGGTGTGGATACGAATCGATTTATACGTTCAGCCGGACGTTCCGGAAGGAAATGGGCGTGAGCCCAAGCCGATACCGGCAGCAAACAAGAAAGAACGGGATTTAA
- a CDS encoding type II toxin-antitoxin system RelE/ParE family toxin, translating to MSTEARREIGILLRELQNGESLPLPHSRPMPAIGSHCYELRVNESNKTWRLVYRIDPVAIVILEVFEKKTQTTPRKIIEICRRRLKQYEANFDEKT from the coding sequence ATGAGTACTGAGGCGCGTAGGGAGATTGGAATTCTTCTAAGAGAATTGCAGAATGGGGAAAGTTTGCCCCTGCCTCACTCTCGTCCGATGCCTGCTATTGGATCTCATTGTTATGAATTGCGTGTAAATGAAAGCAACAAAACATGGCGATTGGTCTACCGGATTGACCCTGTAGCCATTGTCATACTTGAAGTGTTTGAAAAGAAAACTCAGACAACCCCGAGAAAGATCATTGAGATATGTCGCCGGCGGTTGAAACAGTACGAGGCAAATTTTGATGAAAAAACTTAA
- a CDS encoding XRE family transcriptional regulator — MKKLKNGWVEGSVQDFLELSAAEAAYIETRVALARRLREERNKKHLTQFELATVLHTSQSRIAKMEKADPSVSLDLVIQALFKIGMTRKDLAAAI, encoded by the coding sequence ATGAAAAAACTTAAGAACGGATGGGTGGAGGGCTCGGTTCAGGATTTTCTTGAACTTTCTGCGGCTGAGGCCGCTTATATTGAAACCCGTGTTGCGTTGGCTCGGCGGCTGCGCGAGGAACGGAATAAGAAGCACTTGACCCAATTTGAATTGGCAACTGTCCTGCATACAAGCCAATCTCGAATCGCAAAAATGGAGAAGGCAGATCCTTCCGTCTCCCTTGATCTAGTGATTCAGGCCCTTTTCAAAATTGGTATGACACGTAAAGATTTGGCCGCCGCCATCTGA
- a CDS encoding zinc ribbon domain-containing protein: MPIYEYECEKCAGRIEALIRNDKDIPKTCGKCGGKLKKALSGFSVSMASSGPKHEPSSACASCPSSGCPHSGH, translated from the coding sequence ATGCCAATTTATGAATATGAATGCGAGAAATGTGCGGGTCGGATCGAAGCGCTGATTCGGAATGACAAGGATATTCCCAAGACCTGCGGTAAGTGTGGTGGCAAATTGAAAAAAGCGCTCTCGGGATTCAGTGTTTCAATGGCCTCATCAGGCCCCAAGCATGAGCCCTCTTCCGCATGTGCCTCCTGTCCCAGTTCCGGCTGTCCGCACAGCGGACACTAA
- a CDS encoding chitobiase/beta-hexosaminidase C-terminal domain-containing protein: MKHYWLTGLLIIVLGGSLALQVSATDYFVEKGGNDSSPGTRMQPFRTIQKAAELMLPGDVCTISRGVYRETVRPAVSGKPDKWIRFQAAPGETVTIGGADESFVWQQHTGAIYRASVSNVVQVLVDEVLATDNLDINDLTPALTLRATYWYDALNRVIYIRLPHNDAPEGHHIELQTRVWGMDLHKLSYIEVKGLNLTACGINLMSARFCRMDDGHIWWGGGQVCITNTLAGVTNATSLRAAIVMGGRENEIANSSVIGSDGYGIVLLPDGVNNRLLNTLVRGRDFPFERSVGILAQGTAPIIRNVSVVNFSGGAMLCSNVFNARIENNDFYRCGAGQTNVSLIQLTGDGKGTVLSYNWLHDNLALGGDGVRFSGPVENYVFRQNVIWGQAGVALRLAGVVRYNYLLNSTCALNGGGIDVEKQGQEGDCSETRVMNNIMTGDSWASLGGKPPPKLVWKKNFTGAAPGFVDETNRNFQLVAGSPCIDAGQEEPEFTDEYSGMLPDMGAYEQGRPYPMPGCHVNDNANKVVAPVVKVIIDSETEGAEVRYTLDGRMPDQNSERYTGAVSVVYGAIVKARAFRQGMEESSATTIQVRRVE; this comes from the coding sequence ATGAAACATTATTGGTTAACGGGATTATTGATTATTGTATTGGGGGGCAGTCTGGCTCTTCAAGTTTCTGCAACGGATTATTTTGTAGAGAAGGGCGGAAATGATTCCAGTCCTGGCACGCGTATGCAGCCCTTCCGGACGATTCAAAAGGCGGCTGAGCTTATGTTGCCCGGGGATGTGTGCACGATCAGTCGCGGGGTGTACCGCGAAACGGTTCGCCCTGCGGTGTCGGGTAAACCTGATAAGTGGATTCGTTTTCAGGCCGCTCCGGGTGAAACCGTTACCATTGGGGGGGCGGATGAAAGCTTTGTCTGGCAGCAACATACTGGCGCCATTTACCGGGCATCTGTATCCAATGTCGTCCAGGTGCTGGTGGATGAGGTTCTGGCGACTGACAATCTCGATATCAATGACCTGACCCCTGCGCTCACGTTACGGGCCACCTATTGGTATGATGCGCTTAATAGGGTCATCTATATCAGGCTTCCCCATAATGATGCCCCGGAAGGACACCATATTGAGTTGCAAACGCGTGTCTGGGGTATGGATTTGCATAAGTTGTCTTACATTGAAGTGAAGGGGCTTAATCTCACAGCCTGCGGAATTAATCTGATGTCAGCCCGATTTTGCCGAATGGATGACGGTCATATCTGGTGGGGCGGCGGCCAGGTTTGCATTACCAACACTCTGGCAGGGGTGACGAACGCCACGTCATTGCGTGCGGCCATTGTCATGGGGGGCCGGGAAAATGAGATCGCCAACAGCTCAGTGATTGGCAGTGATGGGTACGGGATTGTGTTGTTGCCCGACGGCGTGAATAACCGGCTGCTCAACACATTGGTGCGAGGACGGGATTTTCCATTTGAACGTTCAGTGGGGATATTGGCTCAGGGTACGGCCCCCATAATTCGAAACGTTTCAGTCGTAAACTTTTCAGGTGGGGCAATGTTATGTAGTAACGTCTTTAATGCCCGGATCGAGAATAATGATTTTTACCGGTGCGGCGCGGGGCAGACCAATGTGAGTTTGATTCAGCTCACCGGGGATGGGAAGGGAACCGTACTGTCTTACAACTGGTTGCATGACAATCTGGCACTGGGGGGAGATGGGGTGCGGTTCAGCGGGCCTGTGGAAAATTATGTGTTCCGGCAAAATGTGATTTGGGGCCAAGCCGGGGTGGCATTAAGGCTTGCCGGGGTGGTCCGATATAATTACCTGCTGAATAGTACCTGCGCTCTGAATGGCGGGGGCATCGATGTCGAGAAACAAGGGCAGGAAGGGGATTGCAGCGAGACCCGTGTGATGAACAATATTATGACGGGCGATTCCTGGGCATCGCTTGGAGGCAAGCCGCCTCCAAAACTGGTTTGGAAAAAGAATTTTACGGGGGCCGCACCTGGTTTTGTAGATGAAACCAATCGAAACTTTCAGTTAGTAGCCGGTTCGCCTTGTATTGATGCTGGCCAGGAAGAGCCTGAGTTTACGGATGAGTATAGCGGCATGCTTCCGGATATGGGTGCCTATGAACAGGGAAGACCCTACCCGATGCCTGGTTGCCATGTGAATGATAATGCGAACAAGGTCGTCGCACCTGTGGTCAAGGTGATCATTGATTCTGAGACTGAGGGTGCGGAGGTGCGGTATACCCTTGACGGCCGGATGCCCGACCAGAACTCCGAGCGTTACACGGGGGCCGTTTCAGTGGTGTATGGAGCGATTGTCAAGGCCCGGGCCTTCCGTCAGGGTATGGAAGAGAGTTCCGCCACGACCATCCAAGTGAGACGGGTGGAATAA
- a CDS encoding nucleotidyltransferase domain-containing protein, whose translation MVAVNEIESFCKKIAAEYRPSQIVLFGSYATGKARLDSDVDLLVVMPFKGSGVSKAAEIIRRFNPSFAVDLVIRTPADIKRRLAMNDFFLQEATQGKLLYESPDR comes from the coding sequence ATGGTAGCCGTTAACGAAATCGAATCATTCTGCAAAAAAATTGCAGCCGAGTACCGCCCCAGCCAGATTGTTTTGTTTGGTTCTTATGCGACAGGCAAGGCTCGTCTGGATTCAGATGTGGATCTGCTGGTGGTTATGCCATTCAAAGGAAGTGGCGTCAGCAAAGCGGCCGAAATAATCCGGCGATTTAATCCGTCGTTTGCAGTCGATCTAGTGATCCGGACACCCGCCGATATCAAACGTCGTTTGGCTATGAATGATTTTTTCCTCCAGGAAGCTACACAAGGGAAATTATTATATGAATCCCCTGACAGGTGA
- a CDS encoding HU family DNA-binding protein: protein MAKATAKALTKGQIVAGVAEATEITKKQAGVAIETLVGLAYKNAKNGFTVPGLGKLVLVNRKARMGRNPATGATIKIPAKRVVKFRVAKACKDAILG from the coding sequence ATGGCGAAAGCAACGGCAAAGGCATTGACGAAGGGTCAGATCGTGGCGGGCGTGGCGGAAGCGACCGAAATCACCAAGAAGCAAGCTGGCGTGGCGATTGAGACGCTTGTGGGCTTGGCTTACAAGAACGCCAAGAACGGTTTCACGGTTCCTGGTTTGGGCAAGCTGGTGTTGGTCAACCGCAAGGCGCGCATGGGCCGCAATCCCGCGACCGGCGCAACGATCAAGATCCCGGCCAAGCGCGTGGTGAAGTTCCGCGTCGCCAAGGCTTGCAAGGATGCGATCCTGGGCTAA